In the Desulfuromonas sp. DDH964 genome, ATACTGCAAGGCCAGTCGCCGGCGCAGGGTGGCCGCTTCGTTACGATAGAGGGGCGAGTCGAGCCGAAGGAATTGTTGATAATGGGCAAGGGCGCCATCCAGTTCACCCTGCTGTTCGAAAATAATTCCGAGGTTGAAATGAGCCGGGCCGTTTGTCGGATTCAGGGCGACCGATTCCGTATAGAAGCGGCGTGCCGCGATCAGGTCCCCCTTGAGCAGATTGACGTTACCGAGATTATTCAGAGTAAAGGTCGAATTGGGGTTGACGTGGTAGGCGTTGGTCCAGAGCGCCTCGGGGTTCTTCCAGACTGCGGTCTGTTGCCAGCTGAGAATTCCGAACACCATCAGGACAATTGCCGTGCCAGTCCAGCGCCACCAGCGATCTGGAAGTCGCCCCGCAAGGTGGCCAGCCACCAGGGCCAGTCCCGCCATTGGTGTGTACCAGTAGCGATCTGCCGCCAGATAGACCAGCGGCCAGAGGTTGGAAACCGGCACCCAGAAGAAGCAGGCCCAGGAGAGCCCGAAAAATACCGACCGGCAATGCCGCCAACTCCAGAAAAAAACACCCACCAGCACGAACAGGCCAAGACAGCCACCGAGCAGAAAGGGATCCGTCATCCCCCCTGGTACAGCAATGGTATATTCCAGTGCCAACTGTTGTGGCCAGAAGAGCTTGAGCGCCATGAACGCCCAGGATTTGATCATGACCAGCGGGTAAAGAAAGAGAGCGGCTGGTCCGAAATAGTTCGATTTGGCGACGAGCAGGCCGCGCCAGGCCTGAGTATATTCGGCGAGCCCACCGAAGAAAAAAAACCATGCGCCGACACCCGCCCCAGCCAGCGCCAGCAGAGTCAACCACGGCCACCAGCGCCGCAATAACAGCCGCTGCGCCGGGGGCAAAAACACGGCTTCATAAGCCAGGAAGAGAAGCGGCAGCACTACTGCGGTCTGTTTAGCCGCCAAACCCAACCCCCAGGCAACGGCGGCGACAAGCAACCAGCGCCACTGGCGGCCATGAAAATATCGCAGATAGGCCAGAATTCCCACCAGGCAACAGGCGGTGGCCAGAGCATCCTTGCGATGGGAAAGGTTGGCCACCACCTCCACCTGCAGGGGATGGAGCAGGAATAGAAGCGCCGCGCACCAACGACCAAACCGGTTCAGTTGCAGGGCCGTCGCCAGGCGAAAGACGAGCCAGCCATTGAGCCCGTGCCAGAAGATCTGCTGCAGGTGCCAGCCGGCCGGCTGGTAGCCGAAGAGGGCATAGTCGAGCAGATAGGTAATCTCGCGCAGCGGCCGCCCAGGGTAGCTGTTCTTCAGAAAGGCGCCAATCGACCGGATATCGGGGTTATCGACAATGACCGGGAAATCGTCGTAGGTCCAGGTGGCGCCGAAGGTCCGCGTATAGACCAGGGCCGCCAGCCCCAGTAGGACCATCAGCGGGAAGAGGCTTTGACCCGCCAGAATCTTACGATCGACCTTCATCGCCCGGCCTCCTCCCCACCAGGGTAGAGCCGTTGCAGCAACGCGATGCGGCTCTGCGCTTCCAGGTTGGTCGGAACGATCCCCAAAAAATGCCGATAGGCGTCAAGGGCACGGCGGCCATCGCCCAGATTGAAGGCCGCCCACCCCAGCGCCAGCCAGGTCCGGGGCCGCTCATATCCCTCCTCCTGCAATCGCCCTGCCTCTTCCAGCATAGTCTGGTAAGCCTGCCGCGAGGGGATGGCAAAGCGCGACCGGAGTTCCCGACTGGCCGCGTCATTGCGGACAAAAACCACCGCCACCCCGTCCTGGAAAACCAGGGACCAGTCGCGGTCCTGGACCAGGCCATCGATCAGGGGGAGCGGCCCTCCGCTATCATAAAAACAGGTCCGCGTCACAATGGTGTTGATCCCATACTCGTCGAGGAGGGCGCGCCATCCCTCCCAGCCATTGTCGAGGATATCGGAGGCGGCGAAATGGCGCGGGCTGGTCGAGCGGCCATCGATGAAGACCAGGTAGTCGGGGTAAAGCCGCCACATCAGGTAACCGCCCCAGTCATAGGCGTTGTAGAGGTTGGCGGCGGGACGGTTAGTGGCCACGAAATCTGCCGCCGCTACCGGGTACTGGTCAGCGCGCACCCCCAGCCCCAAACGTCCTGCTCCAGCGGCGCCCCAGACCAGCGCGGCCAAAAGCATCAGGCCCGGCAACCAGTGCCAGGGGACCGGTCGGGCCAGCCAGGTCCGGGTTCGTTCCCTACCGGTCAGCAGCTCCTGGATCGCTAAGGGCAGGAAAAATCCGGCCAGCAGCGCCACCAGGGTGGTATGCCGGATCTGGCTGAAGCCCATGTAGGAGAAACCAGCGAAGTAAACCAGTTCGGCGACCTCCAGCTGCCGTCGCCACAACCGCGAGAGAAGGGTGGCGCCCCAGAGTGCCATAATCAGGTAGAACCAGGGGACCTGGGCAAACGTCGGCGGCAGCCACTCCATGTTCCCCGCCATGCCGACCGGCGCGTTCCCGGTCAGGACCTGGAGCTGGTTGAAATGGGCCAGCAGTTCGCCGAGGGGAATCCGGTAGCCATAAGGATTGACGAAAGCAGCGGCAAATGTCAGCACGCCACAAACACTCAACTGACCTAAAGTGCGCCAGCTGCTGGACCCGCGCCAAGCTCGCCAGCACTCGCCGACCCAGAAGGCGCCAATCAAGGCGAAACCGAAGATACAGGCGGCATGCAGGTTGGCCCAGAGGAGCATCAGCGGCGGCAGCCAGAGCCAGGAACGCCACCCTCGCTCCCGCCCCCGATAGAGGAAAACCAGGATGAGGATGCTGAGCAGGAAGGTCCAGAGCTGGGGCCGAACCAGCCAGGAATCGCTGGAACCGATCAGGCAAAGCGTCAACACCGGCAGCACCACCAGCGGATTCCCACCACGCTGCTGCGCCCAGCGTAGCAGCAATCCCCCGCAGAGCGCGATCAGCACCGGCTTCAACAGGGAGAGGAGGAAGTATCCGCCGGTGGAATAGAGGCCGTAGAGAATCAGGTCATGCAGCCAGCAGTGCTCCATGCGATAGGCGTCAGCGGCCAGGCTGAAGGTATCGCGATAGAGAAACGCGCCGGTCTGCCAGATATACTTCCCCGCCTGCAGTTGCCAGAAGGTGTCAAACGCTTCGATAGGGCGCATGGCGAGCAGGAAGAGTCCTGTGACCCACAGCAACGACCAACGCCAGACCGTCTTCTCCTGAATCGGAGCATTTTCTGTCATGACCCTATTCATCCAGCGACAACCCTGTCCAGATCAACGCCAAACCGTTTGAACCACTCGGCGATATCCTTGCGGCCGACCACCTTTTTGGCTTGCACCTGAGCCCTTTTGCGCAGGACTCCTGGCAACATCCGCAACACCTGGAACCAGCCACGCACGACGATCCAATAGAGGCTCTGGTTATCGTTGCGGGCCGACTTCGCCAGTTGACCGGCCGCCCCCTCTCCTTTCCGGCTTCCAAGCAGAGATCGCCAGTACAGTCCAGGCATCAGCAGAAAAGCATGCAGCATTGGCATTGCCGGGAGATTTTTGAGGATATTCAGGTACTGGTTGCGGTGGATGTAAAAGGCCTTCAATGGCGAGTAGTTCTTTCCGGTAGCACTGTGGACGTGCCAGACCCTCGCCGCCGGGGCGTAATAGCTGACGAAACCGGCCAGCCGCAATCGCAAGGCGAGATCGACGTCCTCATAGTAGGCGAAATAATCCGCGTCGAAGAACTCTGTCCCGGCCTTCCCCTTCAAGGCAACCGTTTCGAGGGCTTTACGGGTATACAGCGCGGCGCTGGCGGAGCTGCCGAAAATTTCCTCCTCACGCTGGTACTGCCCCCGATCTGGCTCTTTGAGTCCGCGATTGACCGCGCTGAGGTTTGGGGCAATCAAGATCCCGGTACTGTCGATCAACTCCGGGGTGAAAAAGTTGTTCACCTTGGGTTGGATTGAGCCGGCTTCGGGATGGCGATTTGCGCAAGCGACCAATTCGGCCAGATAGTCGGGCTCGGGCTGGGTATCGTTATTCAATGTAACGATGAATTGGATTCCCGGTTCCAGGAGGGCCCGCTGGATCCCCAGATTATTCGGTCCGGCAAAACCGCCGTTCCACTCCAGGGGGATGATCTGTACCTCCGGAAAGTGCATGCGAACAAAGTCGATGGTGCCATCGGTCGAGCCATTGTCGACCAGAATGACGGAAAAGTTCTGAAAAATCTGGGCACCCAGTGCTGACAGACACTGCTCCAGATAATGACGGCCGTTCCAGCTGACGATGACCACAGCCACTTCCGACCCACATGCGGAGACGGGAATCATTTGCGAACCCATAAGTTTGCCGCAAGTCGGGTCAGGTTCATGGCTTTGAGCCAGCGATAAATCGACGAATCCATGATTTTGTGATAAAGGCGAAGAACCGGCAGGGCCTGAGCATGATACAGTTTCCAGTGGTTGTATATCAGCTGATGATGCATTGCGATGCGCACCTCCCGGTCCATTGCCTTGATCATCGACGCCTCCTTGACGCGATAAAAAAACAGCGTCTGCTGAAGCTTCACCACTTCCCGCCCCAGTTCCAGAACCGACAACCAGAAGTCCCAATCCTCCCAGCCAGACTTCATGTTCGTCCGGTACCCCCCCACCTGTTCCCAGTCAGCGCGACGGAAAACCGCCGAACAGAAAATCAGATTGGAAAAGAGCATTTTGCGCAACGAGAACTCTGGCAGCCGCCATCTCCCGGCCTGCGCACCGAACTTCTCGGCCTCGCAGTAGACGATCCCGACCTTTGGGTCGGCATCAAGAATCCGGACCGCCTCGTGCAGATAATCCGGACCGATCCGGTCATCGGCATCCAAAGGGAGGATGAATTCCCCTTTCGCCGCCCGGATCCCATTATTACGCGCTGCGGCCAGCCCCTGGTTATTGGTAAGCAAAACTCGGCATTGAGGCCGCCGGTAGTCGGAAAGGAGGTCGTTGCTTGCAACGTCCGTTGAGCCGTCGTTGACAATGATGATCTCGAAATCAGAGTAGGTCTGTGCCAGCACAGAATTGACGGCCTCATCAAGATAGCCCCCCTGATTGAAGCAGGGGATAATGACGCTAACTTTGGGCATCGGTCAGCCCTCTCCCAATAGCAGGCGCCGGTAGGCTGAACGGAACGCTTCGAAGGCGAAGTGATCGCGTGCATAACGATGGGCCGACTCGGATAAACGGGCGAATTCCTCGCGGTCATGCTCAAGTTCGGTGATCACCTCGACAAAGTCAGCCACAATCATCTCCTCATCTCGGTCTTCTACCAGAAGACCGGTCCAACCAGGGTGCACATGTTCAGGAATCCCGCCCACGGCGGTACAAACCGGCACCACGCCGTTGGCCATTGCCTCCATCACCACCAGCGGGAACCCTTCTCGGCTTGAGGTAATCAGCAGAACATGCGCCTGGGAATAAATGCTCGCCATTTCCTCGCTCGCCGTCACCACGCCGTGGAGCTCACAACACCCCCAGTCCCTATCCGCATCACGTCGAAAATCACCCACCAGCACAAACCGGACCGAAAGTCCCCGATCCCGGCTACGGCGGGCGATCTGCCCGACCAGGTGGACACGCTTTTCGGGCGCATCCCGCCCGACAAACAACACCAACAGCTCCCCCGAGAGAGTCTTAGACGGGCTGGTTCTGGGAACCTGGACGGCATTGCCGATGATTTCGATCCTCTCAACCAGGGCCGGATTGATGCTGAACTGCCGATACTGGGCCGTCAGGTCATCAAGCACCCTGCGGTTGATGACCACCCGCTTATCGAGACGCGTAGCGGCCGAGAGCATGAAATCCTCCGCCCCACCGCCAAAGGCATGGGTTAAATCGATGCAGCGTACATGGGGTTTGAGATAGGGGATCAGCAGCGCGAAAAACAGGCTGTTGGAGCCAAAAACCACCGGCTGGCGGTAACGATTGATGAACCCCGCCGTCATCCCCACACTCATGGGATAAA is a window encoding:
- a CDS encoding tetratricopeptide repeat protein, with the translated sequence MKVDRKILAGQSLFPLMVLLGLAALVYTRTFGATWTYDDFPVIVDNPDIRSIGAFLKNSYPGRPLREITYLLDYALFGYQPAGWHLQQIFWHGLNGWLVFRLATALQLNRFGRWCAALLFLLHPLQVEVVANLSHRKDALATACCLVGILAYLRYFHGRQWRWLLVAAVAWGLGLAAKQTAVVLPLLFLAYEAVFLPPAQRLLLRRWWPWLTLLALAGAGVGAWFFFFGGLAEYTQAWRGLLVAKSNYFGPAALFLYPLVMIKSWAFMALKLFWPQQLALEYTIAVPGGMTDPFLLGGCLGLFVLVGVFFWSWRHCRSVFFGLSWACFFWVPVSNLWPLVYLAADRYWYTPMAGLALVAGHLAGRLPDRWWRWTGTAIVLMVFGILSWQQTAVWKNPEALWTNAYHVNPNSTFTLNNLGNVNLLKGDLIAARRFYTESVALNPTNGPAHFNLGIIFEQQGELDGALAHYQQFLRLDSPLYRNEAATLRRRLALQYGVRLN
- a CDS encoding glycosyltransferase family 2 protein, with translation MVIVSWNGRHYLEQCLSALGAQIFQNFSVILVDNGSTDGTIDFVRMHFPEVQIIPLEWNGGFAGPNNLGIQRALLEPGIQFIVTLNNDTQPEPDYLAELVACANRHPEAGSIQPKVNNFFTPELIDSTGILIAPNLSAVNRGLKEPDRGQYQREEEIFGSSASAALYTRKALETVALKGKAGTEFFDADYFAYYEDVDLALRLRLAGFVSYYAPAARVWHVHSATGKNYSPLKAFYIHRNQYLNILKNLPAMPMLHAFLLMPGLYWRSLLGSRKGEGAAGQLAKSARNDNQSLYWIVVRGWFQVLRMLPGVLRKRAQVQAKKVVGRKDIAEWFKRFGVDLDRVVAG
- a CDS encoding glycosyltransferase family 2 protein translates to MPKVSVIIPCFNQGGYLDEAVNSVLAQTYSDFEIIIVNDGSTDVASNDLLSDYRRPQCRVLLTNNQGLAAARNNGIRAAKGEFILPLDADDRIGPDYLHEAVRILDADPKVGIVYCEAEKFGAQAGRWRLPEFSLRKMLFSNLIFCSAVFRRADWEQVGGYRTNMKSGWEDWDFWLSVLELGREVVKLQQTLFFYRVKEASMIKAMDREVRIAMHHQLIYNHWKLYHAQALPVLRLYHKIMDSSIYRWLKAMNLTRLAANLWVRK
- a CDS encoding glycosyltransferase family 4 protein gives rise to the protein MFDYGFFKLTRQLLFGNRDDRTVVNLNRTAVLRLVVTLCQLLGWLFPFSNKSGLFFFFPFFHIGGAEKVHSEIVGCVAERKPWVCFTKKSLNRALWPAFEQGARLWNLWAFFRYLYPMSVGMTAGFINRYRQPVVFGSNSLFFALLIPYLKPHVRCIDLTHAFGGGAEDFMLSAATRLDKRVVINRRVLDDLTAQYRQFSINPALVERIEIIGNAVQVPRTSPSKTLSGELLVLFVGRDAPEKRVHLVGQIARRSRDRGLSVRFVLVGDFRRDADRDWGCCELHGVVTASEEMASIYSQAHVLLITSSREGFPLVVMEAMANGVVPVCTAVGGIPEHVHPGWTGLLVEDRDEEMIVADFVEVITELEHDREEFARLSESAHRYARDHFAFEAFRSAYRRLLLGEG